TCAACAAAAGATAACACGACCAGGATTAGCGCTCATACTCCTAGCACTGACATTGGTAACGACTACCTTGGTGGGTGTGCGATTTGCTGGTGTCAATCCTACAATGCTTACATCCAATCCAGCCGAACTTCTCAAGGGATTGCCTTATGCCTTAGCCTTGATAACAATTCTGGGTACGCACGAACTTTGTCACTACTTAACGGCACGATTCTACAAAATTCGTTCAACCCTGCCTTACTTTATCCCAATGCCTTTGTTTTTGGGAACTTTCGGTGCATTTATTCAAATGCGTAGTCCAATTCCCAACCGCAAAGCTTTATTCGACGTCAGTATCGCAGGACCTCTTGCTGGGTTTATCATGACCTTACCACTTCTGGTATGGGGTTTGGCTCATTCCGACATAGTTGCCCAGCCAGAAAAAACAGGATTGCTCAATACGAATGCGCTCAATCCCCAATATTCAATTTTACTGGCGCTACTTTCAAAGCTAGCTCTGGGAAGTCAGCTAACATCAAACTCAGCTATTCATATGCATCCAGTCGCAGTCGCTGGTTTTTTAGGACTAATTGTAACAGCACTAAATTTAATGCCAGTAGGACAACTAGATGGAGGTCACATAGTCCATGCGATGTTTGGACAAAGAACAGCAGTTGTTATTGGTCAAATTTCTCGCTTGTTACTGCTGCTACTTTCTTTGATACAGCCAGAATTTTTTCCGTGGGCACTTATTTTATTGTTCTTACCATTGATTGATGAACCTGCTTTAAATGATGTAACAGAACTTGATAATAAGCGTGATATAGCGGGATTGCTAGCAATGGCTTTGTTAATCGTAATTGTGTTGCCGCTGCCGCAAGTACTTGCTAACTTATTACATATTTAACATTGGTTAAGAACGAACCGCCAAGGCGCCAAGAACGCAAAGGAAGAGAAAGAAGAATAAGCAAAGTTGGTGTCGTGGACTACTAGTACAGCACGGCGTAAGTTAACCAGGTATTACTGTGGGAGAATGAGTAATTAGATTAAAAGTAGTTTTTGCTGAGAAGCGGAGAATTAGGATGTGGCAGGATTAGCTCCAAAACAATTAAACTTAAGCGATGGCGATCGCTCAGAACTGCAAGAGTTGGTAAACCGACACAATACAGGGCAACAAATAGTACTACGTGCAAAAATAATTCTTCTAGCGTCAGAGGGG
This portion of the Brasilonema sennae CENA114 genome encodes:
- a CDS encoding site-2 protease family protein yields the protein MNFWFLLLLGLITYWMLQRSVAQITKTPVWLLWLVLMIPALLWTTWTIAYGAKQPPPKALMIWPLIVCPLLYWVLFQWGRHSLKGTHTEPQKVPQSQPDIHNIAEPAPVRPIDPTEETQLRNCFPWSVYYIQNIEYRPQAIICRGQLRTTPGNAYERIKANVEKEFGDRFLIIFQEGFSSKPFFVLVPNPQLAKPNSRAQQKITRPGLALILLALTLVTTTLVGVRFAGVNPTMLTSNPAELLKGLPYALALITILGTHELCHYLTARFYKIRSTLPYFIPMPLFLGTFGAFIQMRSPIPNRKALFDVSIAGPLAGFIMTLPLLVWGLAHSDIVAQPEKTGLLNTNALNPQYSILLALLSKLALGSQLTSNSAIHMHPVAVAGFLGLIVTALNLMPVGQLDGGHIVHAMFGQRTAVVIGQISRLLLLLLSLIQPEFFPWALILLFLPLIDEPALNDVTELDNKRDIAGLLAMALLIVIVLPLPQVLANLLHI